The DNA window agtcTATgaactaaaatgaaataaaaataagaaaacaaatccaTCTTTCAATGTTTGCCAGTCCTAAAGTTTATTTATTTCAGCAGCATGTAAATGATTCCAGGTATAAAAAGGCACAGGCCTAAAGATCTGAGTGTATGAGGATTGCATTGTGACTTGTAGGGCTAATATCGTATGATAATTGGCAAGTATCATAGTGTGCAGTCTTTTCTTTCCTCtcccttttgttttctttctgtcacTTATTTCTTGGTCCATTTCACACCCCATAGTCTTGACTGTTCAGTAATTCTAATCTGCGAATTCTGCTACTGCTCTGCTAATTGCTATGAGGGAGACGAAGGGACTTTAATGAAAAGAGCAGCCGCAGAGAGACAAAGAAGGATTTTTGTGTAGAACCTCTGCAGACCTGGTAGAATGcttattttcttttagtttttatatAAATGGGGCATGCTGCTTGTGCTTAATGGACACTAGCTGAGTAGTGCTGGGATGCATCACCAGGGATTCTTTTTCGATGACTAGAATGGGCTTCCCTGGAATAAGTTCTGAGCATGATTTCTGCTCTGCGAAGTGCTGCTTGTGTAATGTAAGTCTTTAAATATCAGAGCTGTTTGATCTAGCTCTGTCTGTGTACATTAACTCACCAGGGTGTGTTCATTATCACAATTGTGACCGGTCTTGTGTGCAGGCCCACGGCCTTTTCACACACTGCAATACTTCCAAATAGTCTTTTCATAGTATTTTACAGAATGTTAAGTCTTCTATTTTGCTTTCCATTGTTTATAGTACTTCAACCTAAAGTTATTTAAACCCTTAGATGAGTGCTTATGaccacattaaaatgttttcgtCAGCACTTGCCCTGAAAGTGTCTTCGTTAACAAGTGGATGAGGAGCTGTTAATAGACACTGTGCATACCTATGCTGgtttttaagttttgttttatttttgcatgaaAGGAACTAGTTCTTAAGTATCAGATGACTTTACGATGGCATTACTTAGCTTTTTTTTAGCTCTGCAGTGGGACTTAAACAGAATCCTAAAAAATGTCAAAGTTGTTCAGTTTGTGAAATTAACTGTACAGTTAAGGGGCTGAATACTGAAAACtaccattaaataaaaataactatataattaaaaaCGTCGATGTTATTATTGTATTACCCTGTCACTGGGCAAGCAATGACAAGGACATTTTTTTACGGCGCTACCAGGTGGTGTACTCGGGTACTGCGAGAACACAAAAAGGAAATCCTCTTGACCTACATTCATGGGATATCTAgcttatgtattttattatcaATGGACTGAAAATCATTGAGAACCAGACTATGTTGTGTATTGGTTTTCTACCCAAGTGTTaaagatatattttaatatactatatacaaaagaattttaacattttgaaacaagtcccactttctgaaaacatttgcatacatttgtatacaaaataatttccattgaaacattttgaaacaagtcccactttctgaaaacatttgcatcacatactgtatactgtatgtaaactccctgagaaggggagggggggttaAAATGTGTTCTCCATGTGTTTCTCTAAGCAGGATAGCAACGTCAGATGTTATcggtaatatttattttctttaatattcctCCCTGTAGTGCTCCTGTTATACAAGTTGTTATTTATGTACTCTTGAAGATGAAGATCATCGATTcaagtttttattaaaaacggaTTGGGTGCCTTATGAATCTCTACTTGTTTAATTTCGTGTGTATGAAGATATCTTACATGTTTAATTATTCACAAGTTAAGCTTTACAATTACACCTCGTAACATTGATTTTCTTAAATGAAACTTAATTGGACATCACAAAATATAAATTCAGCCTCTGTGTTCCTCcatcagatactgtacagtatgtttttattatacTTAACATAATGAGAAATCAGGTCTTTACTGATTTTACTATAGGCTTTTTACTATAAACAGTTTTTACTATAGGCTTTTAATAAACCTTTAACCTCAACCACTTTCAGTGTGTGACGATGAATATCTTCTCTTACCGAAGCCAGAAAGGCTAACCATTCAAAATAATTCAAGCTAATCAAAACAAATACCTCATGCATGATTTCTCCATGAAAATTGTTTACAGTCACTTGTGAAGTCATGTTCAAGCTGGAATCAATTGACAATTTCACTTTCAACTTTTATTGTTTACAATATACCTGTTTTGTAAAATCTGTTAGAGGGATTGAtgttattgtctgtttttttcccattcttTTCTACTCTAGTTGTACAGTATCTTatgaatgtattaatttaaaatggctTCCATTATTTTCTATGAATTAACACATTATTCTATGATGGTATAATGTGTAGAAACCAAGAGATTCAAGCCTGAAGTATCCGTTCGTCAAGGTTTATTGTATGTATACAAGGAACAACACATTTGAGGCTTATTGTTGCTCAAAGGAGATATGGTTCTACAcagcttacagtatatatacttttCTCTGCATCCTCCCCCTTCTCTCTTTGAGGTAGCTTTCTCAAGAAACTCCAGGACCCAGGAAGCACTCAAAACATTCCTTTCTTATCAGGGAGTTTTGTATAAACATTCCGTCCCAATCAGGAGATTAGTACAGAAGATAGAAGATCAGTACAGGGAGGGAGAAGCATCTGTGTTAAACGAAGCATGTGAATTCAGTAGGAGTTCACAGCTCCTACCACTATATGGGTAACAGTAACATACAGATTCTGCTAGCAGACTCCATCAAATGTAAATGTGTAGCTatttttgtaatcatttttattatttaacatgCAAAACATCAGAAACTTAGCAGTTGAGTGGATTTTAGTTTGGTAATATGGACTGGTAATCAGTTCAGTTCATTTTATTGTCATATTTTCATAAGCGCAATGAAATGcgtatttgcatgtatgctccaaagatattaaggaaataccaaaaacaaatacagaacagcagcagaagcaacaacaagttaaataacatacatcttagaaaaaaaaacacatgagtgtgagccagtggtaggggtagagttcagtattctgacagcttgtgggaagaaactgtctctgaaccTGGACGTGCATgtctttatgctcctataacacttaccagagggaagaggggagaaaaatgagaaaccaggatgactggtatccttagcaatacttccagccttcctgagaaAGCGAAGACTAAAATAGAGGGGAGCTGTATTACAATGACGGACTGGGTTGACCTGATCAAGCCCTGTAAGGCCTTCCAGTCAGACAACGGGCTGCTGCCAAACCGCACTGTAATACCAACATGTGATTACAGTCTCAATAGCACAATTGTAAAATGTGGTAAGGACAGTTGAAGATAGACCAAACTTTTTCAACTGAGTAAGTAAAGGTGCTGTTGTTCCTTCTTTGTAGCTGTAGTTACATGTTGGGACCACGTTAAATCATTAGCGATGAAGGAACCCAGGAATTTGAAGCTGCTTACTATCTCAACAGCCACCTCATTGATGCCAATAGGGGTGTGGTGCCCACCCTGCTTTCTAAAATCAATGAttagctccttggttttgccgACATTGAGGGAGGTATTATTGTGAAGACACCACTCCACCAGACACCAGTTGCTGACCTCATCCCTGTAGGCTGTGTCATCATTAGCAGTGATTGGGTCAATGATGGGAGTGTAATCAGCATTTGTAGATGGAATTGGAGCTTTGTCTGGCCACACAATCGTGGGTGAACAAGGAGAACAGCAGggggctaagcacacagccctgaggggcacCTATATTCACCTATACTGATGGTCAGAAAGCTTTCCATCTACCGTCACAGTCTGTGTTCAGCCAGTCAGGAAATCCATAATCCACCTGCATAGAGAGGCGTTGATGCCCAGGTCATTAAACTTCCTGACTATTGTGTTAAATGCGGagctgtaataaaaaaatagcgTTCTGGCGTACATGTCTTTATCATCCAAATGAGCCAGAGCCGTGTGAAGAGCCAGGGAAATAGCGTCGTCAGTGGACCTGTTGCGCTGGTatgcaaactgcagggggtctaaGCACTCAGACTCAGGATTTCTTGCACAGTTCAAGCCttggaggaagaagaggaagatgCATGATGGGAATGATCCTTCTTCTCTTCTTCTTGTGTCTCTTAATCTTCCTCCTTTTGTcccattttctctcttttttgtaTCTCGTCATCCCTGTACTGTGGTCCATTCCTATGAAGCCTGGCACAACGACCTCCCTAGAAATGGCCAGTATtgttgaatttttatttttaattctggcGGTCCTAATAATGGACTCTGAAGTTAATTAACTAGGGCATATCATTATGTCCCGCCTTAGTCTTAATCTGTGTTTACTTATAGTATCTCTTAGCCATTCACAGGTAGGCCAACACCTCAAAAAATACCCTTAATTTGAAGCCTTTCTATGTTTGATAGCAAAACGCCATCACCCCAGGCATAACAATACACTGATACTCATGATGCAACCCATTCATTATGTAGTGCACAAGAGAGCAGAAGTAGTAAGCTGTACTTCATGCACATGACCCAATGCATTTGGGGCTGGGCTTGTTATATTgctctttttaaaacaattggtCTTGATCCTTCCTTTTGAAACAGAGGCTTGGACTCTTTCCATTCAGTAACAGTAATTCATGCTGTAATTAACTGTAACAAGGAAATTCCTTAGAAAATTGTACGTGTGGTAAAGGTAATTCATACATTCCctatattttaaatacacttccatgAGAATAAATTTGATATTTTctgttacaatgttttttttaaaaacatttttctattaTAATGGGGACTATAAGTTTCAACCATGTTTTAAGTGAACCTGTAGTAAAGAAAATGCTTCAGTCTGGAACAGTTTGTGGAAAATATATCACATTTAGCCCCAACACATCTATAACTAAGTCTAGCAAAACCTAGCATGAGTAGGAAGAACGCCGATCATGAGCATCTCATTTAATAGGCAGTTTCCTTTACGCCTAAAGACAGTGTAAGGTGCCCTAAATTGATGCATCTTTTCTATAATTAGAATCTAGGACATGACCACCAAGCCCATTAAAATGCTATGACCTAAATAAGATGCTCTATAACATTTCTAAACAAGAAGTAAAGTCACCAAAAAGTCAAATGCAAATTTGCTAATTTTTCAAATGGAAATATCTTGAAAGTTGGATGTATTTCCAGCAATAGAAACAAAACCGAAATCTCATAAAGGGTCCGGTTCCATTTTTTCAAGTTTTGCAATGGGAGGTTGTGGGGCCATGTTTATTACTCTGTTTCCACTATGGCACACTTCTCTGAGTAAAGAAAAGAGGAAGGTCCAAGTGACATCACAAGGAAACACCTTAAAAGCCAGCTTCTAATTCAATGACAGGAGTGGATTATTTTCAGTGCTtggcaaaagaagaaaaagacagCAACCGAAATGAATCGATTCCTTCAGCTTCAGATCCTTCAGCTTGTGTTGCTGGTACAGTGTCAGGTGTTTGCTGCATTGATCAAGCCAGGTGGATGCCCACGCGCACAAAAAGTACTAAACATGTACTGCTCGGATAAAAGGAGGACTTTGGATCGCTTAACTGCAGACATTGCAAACGGCATAGTAAGTACTTTCTGTTCAGTAACGTTAATAATTACACTGCTGTCCTTGCCTTCTCCTTTGTTAAGGACTAGCCACTTCTCTGCCAAGATTTGATTGTATTTACTGTCGGTAATCCTGTACAAACAATTATTTCATTCTCTGTGGACCGAGAAAGGAGAGGAAACTGAagcttattcattttttatgtgaATCTACATTGCCAAAGTTTTACATTTACTGCTGAAGCTGTACTGATTTTTCAAGTGCATATGCTTGGATGGCCAGTTCTGGACCAAAATCAGTTTTAGTGGTTTCTGTGGACACAATATAGTGTGCCATGCCAATAGTGGCTGAAAACACAGACTGACAGATTACAAAATACCAAATAATCTAGGATATCATGTTAATATTCTTCATTTTACTGATCAATCATTGCACCGATGCTGGTGTCATTAATACAAATTTCTCAATGTTAAtatgtttctattttattttaaggaaacGTCCCATGATGAAAGCATTCTTCTTCCCCATGGAATATTTGACAGAGTCAGAGTAAGTTCGTGCATACTTGAAAGACAAAGTATTGTATACTGTGGTTCACATCACTGCTTGAGTATAAGCAAgcaatgcacagtgaaacacCATAGCATTCTCATAGTGACAGCATCTGTAGCAAAGCCAGCAGATAGGTAAgaccaaaggaacaagtaataggtttattccatgctgaaaaaagaagaaagagaacacaacgtttcggccgtggagctttcttcaggtgtggataGGTAAGACCACTGTGGTTCAGTGAACCAAGGGTCTGTTGGCCAGCCCTGACAAACATCAGCCTTTGACATGAGGTTTCGGTTCAACATGGTGCATGAGCCACAGTCTTGTGTTCGTCGAACATTACTGCTCATCTGCTCCTGGGCATGGAGGACCACTGTGTCTTTGGCTTACAGTCCACCCTCAAATCTTGATGACTTCATTTAACTCCACTGTTCTCTTTAAGAACTAGTCTCTGTTAGCACGGTTAGCAATATCTTTACTCATTGagtaataaattatataattataaattataaatatattaattataaattataaccTGGTCCTTTTAGAGGACCTCCTAAGACCTAGGACCAGGAATGCATATCATTTTCCCTGATTGTAACTCAACTACTGCTGTTATTAGCAGACTACTGAAAGTTTATGAAGACCCTGACATATTCGTTAATATAATACAGAGTTGAAGTCACAGCATTCTGctttgaaataagaaaaaaccGGAGACATTGAAACATTctaaaaaactgttttcttttttttttcttcaaagggGACAAGATGGCACGGTTGTATTTTGAaggaaataattttgttttacacagGGGTATTGAAAAACTACAAAGGCCACAAAACATTCACTGACACAGTTCAAGAAGACGTAATGCACACCATTTATTCACTGCAGCAATGTTTTGAAGTGGTAAGTTTGTAGACCTTCAGGAATTCTGCATGTTTAACAGACTGGAATGGCCAACTTGGTATTGAAGCTACATCAAAATCCGCTATTAGCCTTCTGTgttgcagtactgtatgtgatttttAGATATTACTTGCTCATTTCAATACAAACAATACCCATTACTTTGAGTctccttcaaataaaaaaaaaacaattttgtttgcATGAGCAATCTTCTAATACTCCATCCATCCTTTATTAGAAAGCCACCTACAGAATTCATGATTAGGGTCGCGGCAACTTAGAGCCTATCTGAGAAGCATAGCACTGGACTGCAACCTGGATGGAACTCCTGTCCGTCTTGGACATTGTCAGCTTAACAGTTTCATCAACCAATCAGTATAATATAAACATTCACACTGGAAGTGAAACGTCTGCTACTACAACATGAAAACATGTTGATAAATGGTATCAATTTTCAgagaaaaatgtctgaaatactGACTGGGGAAATTACCGTCTTTTGTATaaagacaaaaagacagaaGATAAGGcaggtagaaaaagaaaagaaaacaaatacagtaagaaCATACAAATTTACTACAGTTTACTGTAGCAGAACACCTTGAGATTCTAAGGTAAAATACTACATATACCACAACATTTCAttataaacaaaaatacataatgtaatataaagttATATTACCATAGGAGAACACATTATaccatattattttaataccaTACACTATGTTTATCATagtttcttaacatttttttcaaactaaCTTGAGAGAGTATATTCAGAATACTGCAAAAATGCAATGTCTGGCACCATAAAGTTAATCTAATAAACTAAGCAAGTGTAGCTGGATAGCTACCAGCTGTTAGATGAGCTTTGAGCGGGTTCTTAATAGTGTTACTATTAAACATTGAAGTGCAGTTGATACCAAGGAAATCTTTGTTATTGTGATTTACAACAAAAAAGGCATTACTGAAACCattagtttttgtttaaaatacatttttcctgtgtGTTCTCTTATAAGGAGAAGATCCCCTGTGAAAATCTAAAGAAGATGCCAGTAAATGAGGTAAATGGATGAGACATCTAGAAAATTATAGCTTCTAGACAGTGGCTCAGTGACTATTGATAATAGAACTAAGAGACCTGAGAAGCCAATGTTCTGAATTGTGTTTCCCCAATAACAAAGTTGGAATGATACATTCAatgattttaaaactgaaatggaAATGTATACAACAAAACATGATGAATTACAGTAGATTAACATGATTTATTATGTTCATGATCTAAGCAGACATCATTTTATAACGTCTTGCTAACATTAAGTCCAGTATATTAAGCTTCTGGTTTAAAAATACCAAAAgcattataaaatatatgtcTTCTGACTTGTGTCTGAAGACATATATTTGTTAATAA is part of the Lepisosteus oculatus isolate fLepOcu1 chromosome 7, fLepOcu1.hap2, whole genome shotgun sequence genome and encodes:
- the LOC107078054 gene encoding uncharacterized protein, with product MNRFLQLQILQLVLLVQCQVFAALIKPGGCPRAQKVLNMYCSDKRRTLDRLTADIANGIETSHDESILLPHGIFDRVRGTRWHGCILKEIILFYTGVLKNYKGHKTFTDTVQEDVMHTIYSLQQCFEVEKIPCENLKKMPVNETRCVNTLTPREVTKLQIQKLQRARHQKNDVKIQEKAIVELQGLSCYFSDRSHMEFCFT